From Aliarcobacter butzleri, the proteins below share one genomic window:
- a CDS encoding divergent polysaccharide deacetylase family protein has translation MNLKKIRLRKKLLQRYLKRKKLAQIFLLISLLLLLIPTISYFYINNESSSKEDTKLEQKATNEEVMKEVLTQLEISKKDILKENNIFSKEIDINHKILEKVKEIKDNKKEYEQTTEIGEENIPLVEEKAAPIKKDTYVYNKKDKPKIAIIIDDVVSDSQKSKISNIGYPITMAFLPPTNTHKDSAKIAQNVPFYMIHFPLQASSAFKGEEINTLKITDSYETIENRVKQLRNWYPNAKYTNNHTGSVFTENDEAMDKLFKALVKYNFIFVDSKTSAKSVGQKYANKYNLPYISRNIFLDNEKSYEYIKAQLIKTVELAKKHGYAVAIGHPYDITLKVLKESKHLLNDVDPILVNKLPHL, from the coding sequence ATGAATCTAAAAAAAATTCGACTAAGAAAAAAACTATTACAAAGATACCTAAAGAGAAAAAAACTAGCTCAAATTTTTCTTTTAATATCTCTTTTATTATTACTAATTCCTACTATTAGTTACTTTTATATAAATAATGAATCTTCTTCAAAAGAAGATACTAAATTAGAACAAAAAGCAACAAATGAAGAAGTTATGAAAGAAGTTTTAACTCAGCTTGAAATTTCAAAAAAAGACATATTAAAAGAAAATAATATTTTTTCAAAAGAGATAGATATAAATCATAAAATACTTGAAAAAGTAAAAGAGATTAAAGACAATAAAAAAGAGTATGAACAAACAACTGAAATAGGTGAAGAAAATATTCCTTTGGTTGAAGAAAAAGCAGCACCAATAAAAAAAGATACATATGTTTATAATAAAAAAGATAAACCAAAAATCGCAATAATTATAGATGATGTAGTTAGTGATTCTCAAAAAAGTAAAATCTCAAATATTGGTTATCCCATAACCATGGCTTTTTTGCCACCAACAAATACACATAAAGATTCTGCAAAAATTGCTCAAAATGTACCTTTTTATATGATACATTTTCCACTTCAAGCATCTAGTGCTTTTAAAGGGGAAGAAATTAATACTCTAAAAATAACTGATTCGTATGAAACTATTGAAAATAGAGTAAAACAACTAAGAAACTGGTATCCAAATGCAAAATATACAAATAATCATACAGGTTCAGTTTTTACTGAAAATGATGAAGCGATGGATAAACTATTTAAAGCTTTAGTTAAATACAACTTTATATTTGTTGATAGTAAAACAAGCGCAAAATCAGTTGGACAAAAGTATGCAAATAAGTACAATCTTCCTTATATCTCAAGAAATATATTTCTTGACAATGAAAAAAGTTATGAATATATAAAAGCTCAACTTATCAAAACCGTAGAATTAGCAAAAAAACATGGATATGCTGTTGCTATTGGGCATCCTTATGATATTACACTAAAAGTATTAAAAGAGTCTAAACACCTTTTAAATGATGTTGACCCTATCCTTGTGAATAAATTACCACATTTATAA
- the ilvC gene encoding ketol-acid reductoisomerase has translation MRNFYYLEEKIMAINVFYDKDCNIDLIKSKKVAMIGFGSQGHAHAENLRDSGVEVIVGLRKDGSSWKKAEAKGFKVLTVAEATKIADVVMILLPDENQADIYANEIKPNLKDGAYLAFGHGFNIHYKRIIPCSKTNVMMIAPKAPGHTVRSEFVKGGGIPDLIAVHQDASGDTKQVALAYASAIGGGRTGIIETTFKDETETDLFGEQAVLCGGATALVQAGFETLVEAGYEPEMAYFECLHELKLIVDLMYEGGIADMRYSISNTAEYGDYVSGPRVINDESRAAMKQILKEIQNGVFAKDFILEGQAGYPRMNAERAYTKASLLEQTGVKLRNMMPWIASKKIVNQETN, from the coding sequence CTGCGAAATTTTTATTATTTAGAGGAAAAAATAATGGCAATAAATGTATTCTATGACAAAGATTGTAATATAGATTTAATCAAATCAAAAAAAGTTGCAATGATTGGTTTTGGTTCACAAGGACACGCACACGCTGAAAACTTAAGAGATTCTGGAGTTGAAGTTATCGTTGGATTAAGAAAAGATGGAAGTTCTTGGAAAAAAGCTGAAGCTAAAGGTTTCAAAGTTTTAACAGTAGCAGAAGCTACAAAAATTGCTGATGTTGTAATGATTTTATTACCAGATGAAAATCAAGCTGATATCTACGCAAATGAAATCAAACCAAACTTAAAAGATGGTGCATATTTAGCATTTGGTCATGGATTTAATATTCACTATAAAAGAATTATTCCTTGTTCAAAAACAAATGTTATGATGATCGCTCCAAAAGCTCCAGGACACACAGTAAGAAGTGAGTTCGTAAAAGGTGGAGGAATTCCTGATTTAATCGCAGTTCACCAAGATGCAAGCGGTGATACAAAACAAGTTGCGTTAGCATATGCAAGTGCAATTGGTGGAGGAAGAACTGGAATTATCGAAACAACTTTCAAAGATGAAACTGAAACAGATTTATTTGGAGAGCAAGCTGTACTTTGTGGTGGAGCAACTGCATTAGTTCAAGCTGGATTTGAAACTTTAGTTGAAGCTGGATATGAACCAGAAATGGCATACTTTGAGTGTTTACACGAATTAAAATTAATCGTTGACTTAATGTATGAAGGTGGAATTGCTGATATGAGATATTCTATTTCTAATACAGCTGAGTATGGAGATTATGTATCAGGACCTAGAGTTATCAATGATGAGTCAAGAGCTGCTATGAAACAAATCTTAAAAGAGATCCAAAATGGTGTATTTGCTAAAGACTTTATCTTAGAAGGTCAAGCTGGTTACCCAAGAATGAATGCTGAAAGAGCTTATACAAAAGCTTCTTTATTAGAGCAAACAGGTGTTAAATTAAGAAATATGATGCCTTGGATTGCTTCTAAAAAAATAGTAAATCAAGAAACTAACTAA
- a CDS encoding RNB domain-containing ribonuclease, translated as MLKELFIKIQTNLKDYTKEELIEIEKFIKEEIVLRNTNNEFELNSKYKIATLKIEKNFAILEDLVTPLKNIKIELDELNGAFDGDLVIAKRVFNPKSKIKAKIIKIISSKKAEILVYVKDRAFYTVKENIRIENKKALTFNENDVLVVDNKSFEVIKNVGNISDSKVDEFISLYLYKELYRLEKLDFEIDAKMDDKNQRVDLRELPFCTIDPNSAKDHDDAIYFDKDENILYVAIADVSYFVKEGSDLDKLAFKKSTSIYLPSKVLPMLPPILSEEMCSLKEGLDRYSFVFKLHLDLEKLSVKKAELFEAVINSHKNFSYGRIDRVIEGHLDLYSKLDKEIFDYLIPLYEITKKFRKKRLEKGYDFRTTENRLKLRNSELESIEVETSTASHQLIEECMLLANIEASKKVSNIAIFRVHEEPSFKAISKLVDDVNILGVNVKLQKDVHETITHIQKSAKTSMLSAEVDELIIQSQTQAKYSSKNLGHFGLGFSSYSHFTSPIRRYSDLVLHRILKTKQTPKNIDEICEHISLNERKVDQLVWDFEDRKYARWANKHIGEELKVKVVDIEKAKAVCYEKIIGMKVVLENYKGQKLFSKMRVKIKSADLVTKVIVATIV; from the coding sequence TTGTTAAAAGAACTATTTATAAAAATACAAACAAACCTTAAAGATTATACAAAAGAAGAATTAATTGAAATAGAAAAATTTATTAAAGAAGAGATTGTTTTAAGAAATACAAATAATGAATTTGAGTTAAATTCAAAGTATAAAATAGCAACTTTAAAAATAGAAAAAAATTTTGCTATTTTAGAAGATTTAGTAACTCCTTTAAAAAATATAAAAATAGAATTAGATGAATTAAATGGTGCTTTTGATGGAGACTTAGTAATTGCAAAAAGAGTATTTAATCCAAAAAGTAAAATAAAAGCAAAGATTATAAAAATTATTAGTAGTAAAAAAGCAGAAATTTTAGTATATGTAAAAGATAGAGCTTTTTACACAGTAAAAGAAAATATAAGAATTGAAAATAAAAAAGCTTTAACATTTAATGAAAATGATGTTTTAGTTGTTGATAACAAATCTTTTGAAGTTATTAAAAATGTTGGTAATATAAGTGATTCTAAAGTAGATGAATTTATATCATTATACCTTTACAAAGAGCTTTATAGATTAGAAAAACTTGATTTTGAAATAGATGCAAAAATGGATGATAAAAATCAAAGGGTTGATTTAAGAGAACTTCCATTTTGTACGATTGACCCAAATAGTGCAAAAGATCATGATGATGCGATATATTTTGACAAAGATGAAAATATTTTATATGTTGCTATTGCAGATGTTTCATATTTTGTAAAAGAAGGAAGTGATTTAGACAAACTTGCTTTTAAAAAATCAACATCAATTTATCTTCCAAGTAAAGTTTTACCAATGCTTCCTCCAATTTTAAGTGAAGAGATGTGCTCTTTAAAAGAGGGATTAGATAGATACTCTTTTGTTTTTAAACTTCATTTAGATTTAGAAAAATTGAGTGTAAAAAAAGCAGAACTTTTTGAAGCAGTTATAAATTCGCATAAAAATTTTTCTTACGGAAGAATTGATAGAGTAATTGAAGGACATTTGGATTTATATTCAAAACTTGATAAAGAAATTTTTGATTATTTAATTCCTTTATATGAAATTACAAAAAAGTTTAGAAAAAAAAGACTTGAAAAAGGTTATGATTTTAGAACTACTGAAAATAGGTTAAAATTAAGAAATAGTGAACTTGAATCAATAGAAGTAGAAACTTCAACAGCTTCTCATCAACTAATTGAAGAGTGTATGCTTTTAGCAAATATTGAAGCTAGTAAAAAAGTATCAAATATTGCAATTTTTAGGGTTCATGAAGAACCATCATTTAAAGCAATTTCAAAACTTGTTGATGATGTAAATATTTTGGGAGTAAATGTAAAACTTCAAAAAGATGTTCATGAAACTATAACTCATATTCAAAAAAGTGCAAAAACTTCTATGTTAAGTGCAGAAGTTGATGAACTTATTATTCAATCTCAAACTCAAGCAAAATATAGCTCAAAAAATTTAGGGCATTTTGGTTTAGGATTCTCTTCTTATTCGCATTTTACATCTCCAATTAGAAGATATTCGGATTTAGTTTTACATAGGATTTTGAAAACAAAACAGACACCAAAAAATATAGATGAGATTTGTGAACATATATCTTTAAATGAAAGAAAAGTAGATCAACTTGTTTGGGATTTTGAAGATAGAAAATACGCAAGATGGGCAAATAAACATATAGGTGAAGAGTTAAAAGTAAAAGTTGTTGATATCGAAAAAGCAAAAGCTGTTTGTTATGAAAAAATAATAGGAATGAAAGTTGTGCTAGAAAATTACAAAGGACAGAAATTATTTTCTAAAATGAGAGTAAAAATAAAATCTGCCGATTTAGTAACAAAAGTTATAGTGGCTACTATTGTATAG
- the fliW gene encoding flagellar assembly protein FliW gives MYKVVLPILGFENVETLEIEKLDDLMSFLILGEKTKMSVVNIDGLSKVSFDFQIDEDVLEKLKIKSRDDFNIYFSVVSQNPVEYSIINLVSPIFINEKEKLIGQYVTSEKVEPYLASINKCSTIQ, from the coding sequence ATGTATAAAGTTGTTCTTCCAATCTTAGGTTTTGAAAATGTCGAAACTTTAGAAATTGAAAAATTAGATGATTTAATGTCTTTCTTAATTCTTGGTGAAAAAACAAAAATGTCTGTTGTAAATATTGATGGATTAAGTAAAGTATCATTTGATTTTCAAATTGACGAAGATGTTTTAGAAAAATTAAAAATAAAATCAAGAGATGATTTTAATATCTATTTTTCTGTAGTTTCTCAAAACCCTGTTGAATATTCAATTATAAACTTAGTATCTCCAATTTTTATAAATGAAAAAGAGAAATTAATAGGTCAATATGTTACTAGCGAAAAAGTTGAACCTTATTTAGCTTCAATCAACAAGTGTTCTACTATACAATAG
- the holA gene encoding DNA polymerase III subunit delta, whose translation MYKNEFDNYLKQNKRFKTYMFYGQSTFLVEQYSLSIARMFGQDDEIEKLYFEEYDFKYAKDKLLQSSLFSSNNILFIKIDKKIPKRELDVLIEACNANPDSTLVIACMGDSDFKTMETSFSLKTNSACVRFFQPTDLEATKFLEYEAKMLQIQYEVSALNHLYFMHKNDLALCVNDLKKLAILDELITINIVDTHCFGIGSVNFEDFLYDLLAGKDISSDLSSILEEGMNEVFLLTQVTSFIQQLFMISSYARTLGQPNPKEILGYIPPKNIWEKKSKLAINIKPEVFQNMLEYLLDIELDFKTSKVENQNLYLQATLRKFTALFR comes from the coding sequence ATGTATAAAAATGAATTTGATAACTATTTAAAACAAAACAAGAGATTTAAAACTTATATGTTTTATGGACAATCTACTTTTTTGGTTGAACAATATTCTTTATCTATTGCTAGAATGTTTGGGCAAGATGATGAAATAGAAAAGTTGTATTTTGAGGAATATGATTTTAAATATGCAAAAGATAAATTGTTACAATCATCACTTTTTTCTTCAAACAATATTTTATTTATTAAAATAGATAAAAAAATTCCTAAAAGAGAGTTAGATGTTTTAATAGAAGCTTGCAATGCAAATCCCGATAGCACTTTGGTTATTGCTTGTATGGGTGATAGTGATTTTAAAACTATGGAAACTAGCTTTTCATTAAAAACTAATAGTGCATGCGTTCGATTTTTTCAACCAACTGATTTAGAAGCAACAAAATTTTTGGAATATGAAGCAAAAATGCTTCAAATTCAATATGAAGTTAGTGCTTTAAACCATTTATACTTTATGCATAAAAATGATTTAGCATTATGCGTAAATGATTTAAAAAAATTAGCAATTTTAGATGAACTTATTACTATAAATATTGTTGATACTCACTGTTTTGGAATAGGAAGTGTAAATTTTGAAGATTTCTTATATGATTTATTAGCTGGAAAAGATATAAGCAGTGATTTATCATCAATTTTGGAAGAAGGAATGAATGAAGTGTTTTTATTAACTCAAGTAACTTCTTTTATTCAACAATTGTTTATGATTAGCTCTTATGCTAGAACTTTAGGGCAACCAAATCCAAAAGAAATTTTAGGATATATTCCACCCAAAAATATTTGGGAAAAAAAATCAAAACTCGCAATCAATATAAAACCAGAAGTTTTTCAAAATATGTTAGAGTATTTATTGGATATTGAACTAGATTTTAAAACTTCAAAAGTCGAAAATCAGAATTTATATTTACAAGCAACTCTAAGAAAATTTACAGCTTTATTTAGATAA
- the rpsF gene encoding 30S ribosomal protein S6: MSKIKHYETMFILKPTLTEEETVAQIDGIKALIEKNGGEISSTDNVGIRELAYEIEKCKRGYYYVIYFKGNPSGIAEIERNYRNNENLIRFIFIKYDTKKEIASWTKMSDEAAKKATK, translated from the coding sequence ATGTCAAAAATCAAACATTACGAAACAATGTTTATCTTAAAACCTACATTAACTGAAGAAGAAACTGTAGCGCAAATCGATGGAATAAAAGCTCTTATCGAAAAAAATGGTGGAGAAATCTCATCAACTGACAATGTTGGAATCAGAGAATTAGCTTATGAAATCGAAAAATGTAAAAGAGGTTACTACTACGTAATCTATTTTAAAGGTAACCCATCAGGAATTGCTGAAATCGAAAGAAATTATAGAAATAATGAAAATCTTATTAGATTTATTTTTATTAAATATGATACAAAAAAAGAGATCGCTTCTTGGACAAAAATGAGCGATGAGGCTGCTAAAAAAGCTACTAAGTAA
- a CDS encoding single-stranded DNA-binding protein, which yields MYNKVIMVGNLTRDIELRYLPSGSAIAKSAIATSYKYKSTTGEQKDEVCFLDFNIFGRSAEVANQYLKKGSKVLLEGRLVFEQWTAQDGSTRSRHSLRVDAMKMLDSKGSSEFAGDAQGYSPQQGSYNQPTNQYDEPTSFDNSYGGMNQQKQKVEQRIPEIDIDEDEIPF from the coding sequence ATGTATAATAAAGTAATTATGGTTGGAAATTTAACAAGAGATATTGAGTTAAGATATTTACCTTCAGGTTCAGCTATTGCAAAATCTGCAATTGCTACGTCTTATAAATATAAGTCAACAACTGGTGAACAAAAAGATGAGGTATGTTTTTTAGATTTCAATATTTTTGGAAGATCTGCTGAAGTTGCTAATCAATACTTAAAAAAAGGTTCTAAAGTATTATTAGAAGGAAGACTTGTTTTTGAACAATGGACTGCACAAGATGGATCTACAAGAAGTAGACACTCTTTAAGAGTTGATGCTATGAAGATGTTAGATTCAAAAGGTAGTTCTGAATTTGCTGGAGATGCCCAAGGTTATAGTCCTCAACAAGGAAGTTATAATCAACCAACAAATCAATATGACGAGCCAACTTCTTTTGACAACAGTTATGGTGGTATGAATCAACAAAAACAAAAAGTTGAGCAAAGAATACCTGAAATTGATATAGACGAAGACGAAATACCGTTTTAG
- the rpsR gene encoding 30S ribosomal protein S18 translates to MAERRKYGKKYCKYTEMKVDFIDYKNTELLKLSMSERGKIMPRRLTGNSKNAQEMVEKAIKRARHMALVPYIVDTKNITDSAYARSFY, encoded by the coding sequence ATGGCTGAAAGAAGAAAATACGGAAAAAAATATTGTAAATATACTGAAATGAAAGTTGATTTCATTGATTATAAAAACACTGAGTTATTAAAATTATCTATGAGTGAAAGAGGTAAAATTATGCCTAGAAGACTTACAGGTAACTCTAAAAATGCTCAAGAAATGGTAGAAAAAGCAATCAAAAGAGCTAGACACATGGCTTTAGTTCCATATATTGTTGATACAAAAAATATCACAGATTCTGCATACGCAAGATCATTTTACTAA
- the cysS gene encoding cysteine--tRNA ligase yields the protein MNTLHIFDSVKKEKVEFKPIQEGKVKIYVCGPTVYDDSHLGHARSAIAFDLLHRVLKVNDYEVTMTKNFTDIDDKIIKKMYETNKTLENITNQYINAYKADMKALNILDNTIEPKATENLEVMKEMISNLISKDVAYKTSDSVYFDTSKDNLYGTLSHKSNDENSQARVEENQEKRNSADFALWKFEKANDVSFDAPFGKGRPGWHIECSAMIEKHLAYKDSPYQIDIHAGGADLLFPHHENEAAQTRCSSGQNLAKYWMHNGFVNINGEKMSKSLGNSFFLKDVLKSYSGEVIRFYLMSTHYRADLSFNEEDLIASKKRLDKIYRLKKRVYGIEDSSVNKKFKEDILNALNDDINTSIALSVIDEMINSANDKLDSNPKDKNLKKELISNINFIEEVLGIGGNDAYAYFQFGINESTKEKIESLILKRNEAKKTKDFQTADKLRDELSSMDISLMDTVNGTVWEKL from the coding sequence ATGAATACTTTACATATCTTTGATTCAGTAAAAAAAGAGAAAGTAGAATTTAAACCTATTCAAGAAGGAAAGGTTAAAATCTACGTTTGTGGACCAACTGTTTATGATGATTCTCATTTAGGTCATGCAAGAAGTGCGATTGCCTTTGATTTACTTCATAGAGTTTTAAAAGTAAATGATTATGAAGTAACTATGACAAAAAATTTTACAGATATTGACGATAAAATCATCAAAAAAATGTATGAAACGAACAAAACATTAGAAAATATAACAAATCAATACATAAATGCTTATAAAGCTGATATGAAAGCTTTAAATATATTAGATAATACAATCGAACCAAAAGCTACTGAAAATCTTGAAGTTATGAAAGAGATGATTTCAAACCTTATTTCAAAAGATGTAGCATATAAAACAAGTGATAGTGTATATTTTGATACTTCAAAAGATAACTTATATGGAACTTTATCACATAAATCAAATGACGAAAATTCTCAAGCAAGAGTTGAAGAAAATCAAGAAAAAAGAAATTCTGCTGATTTTGCTTTATGGAAATTTGAAAAAGCAAATGATGTAAGTTTTGATGCTCCTTTTGGAAAAGGTCGTCCTGGTTGGCACATTGAGTGTTCTGCTATGATTGAAAAACATCTTGCATACAAAGATTCACCTTATCAAATAGATATTCATGCTGGAGGAGCAGATTTACTTTTTCCACACCATGAAAATGAAGCTGCACAAACAAGATGTTCAAGTGGACAAAACTTAGCAAAATATTGGATGCATAATGGTTTTGTAAATATAAATGGTGAAAAAATGAGTAAATCTTTAGGTAACTCTTTTTTCTTAAAAGATGTTTTAAAATCATATAGTGGTGAAGTAATTAGATTTTATCTAATGAGTACTCATTATAGAGCAGATTTGAGTTTTAATGAAGAAGATTTAATTGCTTCTAAAAAAAGACTTGATAAGATTTATAGGCTTAAAAAAAGGGTTTACGGAATTGAAGATTCAAGTGTAAATAAAAAATTTAAAGAAGATATTTTAAATGCTTTAAATGATGACATAAACACTTCAATTGCCCTTTCAGTAATCGATGAAATGATAAATAGTGCAAATGATAAACTAGATTCAAATCCAAAAGATAAAAATCTAAAAAAAGAATTAATTTCAAATATTAATTTTATTGAAGAAGTTTTAGGAATTGGTGGAAACGATGCTTATGCTTATTTTCAATTTGGAATTAATGAATCAACAAAAGAAAAAATAGAAAGTTTAATTTTAAAAAGAAATGAAGCCAAAAAAACCAAAGATTTTCAAACAGCTGACAAATTAAGAGATGAACTTTCATCTATGGATATTTCTCTTATGGATACAGTAAATGGAACTGTTTGGGAAAAACTATAA
- the nusA gene encoding transcription termination factor NusA: protein MDKIIDILDSIAYEKGLKIDDVENSLKEALIKTAQRMVDTTLIFDANIDRANKKLELFQKIEVVSKDDDRLKEGSLTKEGTPINPENYISLEEAKEINSDLDIGDFMSYELEFENMGRNAATILLSNFEFRLQRFVEENIVGKYKEKVGKTVSGTVTRIDKSDNTYIEIGEIKGILQRKSRIKGEFFKVGDVVKAVVKSVNIDKTNGLLVEISRTSPKFLENLLVLEVPELKDKKIAIEASARIPGTRSKIALSTIDAQIDPIGAVVGVKGVRIGSVSKQLNGENIDCVEYSEIPEIFISRALSPAIVHSVKIEKNPENGEKGKAVVTIPSDQKSKAIGKAGLNIRLASMLTKYDIELIEIGSKTPTLNNETNVQVDEKTTDTASLEALFK from the coding sequence ATGGATAAAATAATAGATATTTTAGATTCGATTGCTTATGAAAAAGGTCTAAAAATTGATGATGTTGAAAACTCACTAAAAGAAGCTTTAATAAAAACTGCTCAAAGAATGGTAGATACAACTTTAATTTTTGATGCAAATATTGACAGAGCAAATAAGAAACTTGAACTATTCCAAAAAATTGAAGTTGTTTCAAAAGATGATGATAGATTAAAAGAAGGGTCACTTACAAAAGAAGGAACACCAATAAATCCAGAAAATTATATCTCTTTAGAAGAAGCAAAAGAGATTAACTCTGATTTAGATATTGGTGATTTTATGAGTTATGAATTAGAATTCGAAAATATGGGAAGAAATGCTGCAACAATTCTTCTAAGCAATTTTGAATTTAGACTTCAAAGATTTGTAGAAGAAAATATTGTTGGTAAATATAAAGAAAAAGTAGGAAAAACTGTTTCAGGAACAGTTACTAGAATTGATAAATCTGATAATACTTATATCGAAATTGGCGAAATAAAAGGTATTTTGCAAAGAAAAAGTAGAATAAAAGGTGAATTCTTTAAAGTTGGAGATGTTGTAAAAGCTGTTGTAAAAAGTGTAAACATCGATAAAACAAATGGTTTATTAGTTGAAATTTCAAGAACAAGTCCTAAATTTTTAGAAAATCTTTTAGTTTTAGAAGTTCCTGAACTTAAAGATAAAAAAATTGCTATTGAAGCAAGTGCAAGGATTCCTGGAACTAGGTCTAAAATTGCACTTTCAACAATTGATGCACAAATCGATCCAATTGGTGCAGTTGTTGGAGTAAAAGGAGTTAGAATCGGTTCTGTTTCAAAACAATTAAATGGGGAAAATATTGATTGTGTTGAATACTCTGAAATTCCTGAAATATTTATTTCAAGAGCTTTATCTCCAGCTATTGTTCATAGTGTAAAAATTGAAAAAAATCCAGAAAATGGAGAAAAAGGAAAAGCCGTAGTTACAATTCCAAGTGATCAAAAGTCAAAAGCAATTGGAAAAGCTGGTTTAAATATCAGATTAGCTTCAATGTTAACAAAATATGATATTGAATTAATTGAAATTGGTTCAAAAACTCCTACGTTAAATAATGAAACTAATGTTCAAGTAGATGAAAAAACAACTGATACTGCATCACTAGAAGCTTTATTTAAGTAA
- a CDS encoding HP0268 family nuclease, with product MELLLARNELNEKPKKVQLDKIKEDLEKDGQKIFYFDKDNSHKDMMALVSALEKNGLNVYFREVRYGLADDEYMYEVHAL from the coding sequence ATGGAATTATTACTTGCAAGAAATGAGTTAAATGAAAAACCAAAAAAAGTGCAATTAGATAAAATCAAAGAGGATTTAGAAAAAGATGGTCAAAAAATCTTTTATTTTGATAAAGACAACTCTCATAAAGATATGATGGCTTTAGTAAGTGCTTTAGAGAAAAATGGATTAAACGTATATTTTAGAGAAGTAAGATATGGTTTAGCTGATGATGAATATATGTATGAAGTTCATGCGCTTTAA